In Bradyrhizobium erythrophlei, a single genomic region encodes these proteins:
- a CDS encoding MDR family MFS transporter, whose product MNKFERQGRPSADEQTLSESLAVEPTVAPSDIPDISDAPPIAPPAPLTQSEVRTILMSLMLTMFLAALDQTIVATALPTIGRQFSDVSSLSWVITAYLLASTAVAPVFGTLSDIYGRRATIITSMSLFVVGSILCAIAPNMPILIIARGLQGLGGGGILPIVQTVIADVVTPRERGQYQAYFSGVWMAAGIGGPVLGGVFAEHLHWSMIFWINVPLGLISMALLLPKMGRIPVFHRRRKVDWLGGVLLMAAAVVVMLVLTWGGTRYLWLSPTIMAMIGASIALTLAFVWHASRADEPFLPLSLMGGTVVPYAMVCGGCAMGAMLGLTVYLPLYYEGVYHLSASEAGLALIPLAAISTFGAAIAGRTMARARHYKWVAIAGTIVAAATAAAMMFAPMPLWLLLVLLSTFALGLGTAFPVSTVSAQNSVARSQIGTITGATNFFRALMASFTVAVFSAILLMALGGDISFSGEHRGVVSSVVAADMIVAFRYVFGAAAALMIVASISMALMEERPLAGPAQPAELME is encoded by the coding sequence ATGAACAAGTTCGAACGACAAGGCCGTCCGTCGGCCGACGAGCAAACCTTGTCCGAGAGTCTCGCGGTCGAACCCACGGTTGCGCCTTCGGACATCCCTGACATCAGCGATGCGCCGCCGATCGCGCCGCCTGCGCCGCTCACGCAGAGCGAAGTCCGCACGATTCTGATGAGCCTGATGCTGACGATGTTTCTGGCCGCGCTCGACCAGACCATCGTCGCTACGGCATTGCCGACCATCGGGCGGCAGTTCAGTGACGTCTCCAGCCTGTCATGGGTGATTACCGCCTATCTCCTGGCGTCGACCGCGGTGGCGCCGGTGTTCGGCACGCTGAGCGACATCTATGGCCGCCGCGCCACGATCATCACCTCGATGAGCCTGTTTGTCGTCGGCTCGATCCTGTGTGCGATCGCACCCAATATGCCGATCCTGATTATCGCGCGCGGACTTCAAGGCCTCGGCGGCGGCGGCATTCTGCCGATCGTTCAAACCGTGATTGCCGACGTTGTGACGCCGCGCGAGCGCGGCCAGTACCAGGCCTATTTCAGCGGCGTCTGGATGGCGGCAGGCATCGGTGGGCCGGTCCTCGGCGGTGTCTTTGCCGAACATCTGCACTGGTCGATGATCTTCTGGATCAACGTGCCGCTTGGGCTTATCTCGATGGCGCTGCTGTTGCCCAAGATGGGCCGGATTCCGGTCTTTCACCGCCGCCGCAAGGTCGACTGGCTTGGCGGCGTGCTGCTGATGGCGGCCGCCGTGGTGGTGATGCTGGTGCTGACCTGGGGCGGCACGCGCTATCTGTGGCTGTCGCCGACCATCATGGCGATGATCGGCGCTTCCATCGCGCTTACCCTTGCCTTCGTGTGGCACGCCTCGCGCGCAGACGAGCCGTTCCTGCCGTTGTCGCTGATGGGCGGCACGGTGGTGCCTTACGCGATGGTTTGCGGCGGCTGCGCCATGGGCGCGATGTTGGGACTGACCGTCTACCTGCCGCTCTATTACGAGGGCGTCTATCACTTGAGCGCCAGCGAGGCCGGCCTGGCCCTGATTCCGCTGGCTGCGATTTCGACGTTCGGGGCGGCGATAGCCGGCCGCACCATGGCCCGCGCCAGGCACTACAAGTGGGTTGCGATCGCTGGAACCATCGTGGCCGCCGCGACGGCCGCGGCGATGATGTTTGCGCCGATGCCGCTATGGCTGCTGCTGGTGTTGTTGTCGACCTTCGCGCTGGGATTGGGAACGGCGTTTCCGGTTTCAACCGTATCGGCGCAGAATTCCGTTGCGAGGTCGCAGATCGGCACCATCACCGGCGCTACCAACTTCTTTCGCGCACTGATGGCCTCGTTCACGGTTGCCGTGTTCTCGGCCATCCTGCTGATGGCGCTCGGCGGCGACATCTCGTTTTCAGGCGAGCATCGTGGCGTCGTGAGTTCCGTGGTCGCCGCCGACATGATCGTCGCGTTCCGCTACGTGTTCGGCGCAGCCGCGGCGCTGATGATCGTCGCGTCGATCAGCATGGCCTTGATGGAAGAACGGCCGCTGGCCGGTCCCGCGCAACCTGCCGAACTGATGGAGTAG
- a CDS encoding YcgN family cysteine cluster protein: protein MTAKPKPPSGQEGFFWKTKTLEEMSETEWESLCDGCARCCLEKLEDEDTGKIYFTHVSCKLLDAGLCACKDYEHRSARVPDCVRLTPANVRTLNWLPPSCGYRLVAEGRDLYWWHPLISGDPNTVHEAGVSVRGRVEGTENEIADEDLEDHIVGWPALLPKRARLKKRPTSSR from the coding sequence ATGACCGCAAAGCCCAAGCCGCCTTCCGGACAAGAGGGATTCTTCTGGAAAACCAAGACGTTGGAAGAAATGTCGGAGACCGAGTGGGAGAGCCTGTGCGACGGTTGCGCCCGTTGCTGCCTCGAAAAGCTCGAGGACGAAGACACCGGCAAAATCTATTTCACTCACGTTTCCTGCAAGCTTCTCGATGCAGGTCTCTGTGCGTGCAAGGATTATGAGCACCGCTCGGCGCGGGTTCCGGACTGCGTCAGACTGACGCCAGCGAACGTCCGCACGTTGAACTGGCTGCCGCCGAGCTGTGGGTACCGCCTGGTCGCCGAAGGCCGCGACCTCTATTGGTGGCACCCGCTGATTTCAGGCGATCCCAACACGGTTCATGAAGCCGGCGTTTCCGTGCGCGGACGGGTGGAGGGAACCGAGAACGAGATCGCCGACGAAGATCTCGAAGACCATATCGTGGGCTGGCCGGCGCTTCTGCCCAAGCGCGCCCGATTGAAAAAGCGCCCGACATCCTCGCGCTGA